One window from the genome of Thermococcus sp. EP1 encodes:
- the ppcA gene encoding phosphoenolpyruvate carboxylase gives MIPRTMSTQHPDNVFIPFFAHESSLGGEDEVLEAFYAFSVLEVQEQMWDFEGKEVDEFVVKKLLEKYGEFFKKKKLGKDFRITPRVPNPSVEKAEAKLLLETLESIPRSADYAKIFYNEEIAPIFEVILPMTTSSEEIERVYELYKKYIIGKQYKRVYDVKIYEWIGKFYPEEISVIPLFETKEAILNAHEILEEYLTGKQFEYQRIFLARSDPAMNYGLISAVIYDKYALFKLQELEEEIGITIYPIIGVGGVPFRGHFTPNNVEEVLEEYPSVQTFTIQSSFKYDHQPKEVIKAIEHVNDSKRKTAEPIGEEIFAILEKYKEKYSKELRPLAPLIREVAKYVPSRRRRKLHIGLFGYSREVNGMALPRAIKFTASLYSLGIPPEVLGLSALSESELDKISEHYKGLYRDLNFAMMFFNPRAAEKFKFLKPIADFQKEFGVEPVEEHEAITTKILSGEFDESLIVEAAGLRGFLG, from the coding sequence ATGATACCAAGGACAATGAGTACTCAACATCCTGACAACGTATTCATACCATTTTTTGCACATGAAAGTTCTCTGGGAGGAGAAGACGAAGTCTTGGAAGCGTTCTACGCTTTTAGTGTACTTGAAGTGCAGGAACAAATGTGGGACTTTGAAGGAAAAGAAGTAGACGAGTTTGTAGTAAAAAAACTACTAGAAAAATATGGGGAATTCTTTAAAAAGAAGAAACTAGGCAAAGATTTTAGAATAACTCCCCGTGTCCCGAATCCCAGTGTAGAAAAGGCTGAAGCTAAACTTTTACTTGAAACTCTCGAAAGTATACCTCGCTCTGCAGACTATGCCAAGATTTTCTATAATGAGGAGATTGCTCCAATATTCGAAGTTATACTCCCAATGACAACTTCATCAGAGGAAATAGAAAGAGTTTATGAGCTCTACAAAAAATACATAATAGGAAAACAGTACAAACGAGTCTATGACGTGAAGATCTATGAATGGATTGGAAAATTCTACCCGGAAGAAATAAGTGTTATACCTCTTTTTGAGACAAAAGAAGCCATATTAAATGCACATGAAATCTTAGAAGAATACTTAACGGGAAAACAATTTGAATATCAGCGAATCTTTCTCGCAAGAAGTGATCCCGCAATGAATTACGGCTTGATAAGTGCTGTTATCTATGATAAATATGCACTGTTCAAACTTCAGGAACTTGAAGAGGAAATTGGTATTACCATATACCCAATAATAGGCGTAGGTGGAGTACCATTTAGGGGGCATTTTACCCCCAATAATGTTGAAGAAGTCTTGGAAGAATACCCAAGTGTTCAAACTTTTACCATCCAGAGTTCATTTAAATACGATCACCAGCCAAAAGAAGTTATTAAAGCCATTGAACATGTTAACGACTCTAAGCGAAAGACTGCAGAACCAATAGGTGAGGAAATCTTTGCGATTTTAGAAAAGTACAAAGAAAAATACTCTAAAGAACTCAGACCTCTAGCTCCACTTATAAGAGAAGTAGCAAAATATGTGCCCTCAAGGAGAAGAAGGAAGCTCCACATAGGTCTTTTTGGATACTCAAGGGAAGTTAATGGCATGGCCCTACCAAGAGCCATAAAGTTTACTGCATCCCTCTATTCCCTTGGCATTCCACCAGAGGTCTTAGGACTGAGTGCTTTAAGTGAAAGTGAGTTAGACAAAATCAGCGAACACTATAAAGGCCTTTACAGAGATCTTAACTTTGCCATGATGTTTTTTAACCCGAGAGCAGCTGAGAAGTTCAAGTTCTTAAAGCCTATTGCCGACTTTCAAAAGGAGTTTGGAGTCGAGCCTGTTGAAGAGCATGAGGCAATAACCACGAAGATACTAAGCGGAGAGTTCGATGAGAGTTTAATCGTCGAAGCAGCGGGTTTGAGAGGGTTTTTGGGTTGA
- a CDS encoding tRNA(Met) cytidine acetyltransferase TmcA codes for MTVRVRFDKETREYAKSEGIKDSILKLTESALGEALENFHRRMIILAGETMKKATLAGILGGASAKIISSILDELVERKLRDESESRVEVLYATDALGQETFGRMRYEEFRKHFDILAGDNINVTSVTFKHTRDILGRTYDLLVLDLSYDFSPNDLGRIIETIRGGGLIFVLANPFEKWKNMWTGFHKSLVTPPYTIDDVKKRFNRRLIRKFEEHDGIYIINAETQKILKGSKNEKKQAKLPEREKVEVPDNIKFPKELYNLCLTNGQVEVLKALEELVEKDGMVVLTADRGRGKSVSVGIGSIGLAVMAKKRRVRIVITAPELENVQSLFRFAKKSLQRLGYKPKIIEENGLIKEIYAKGIGLRYYPPTQGYKMNADVYVIDEAAGIHVPILHKYLNKPKVIYSSTIHGYEGAGRGFSVKFLKKAKEKREFKEIHLSIPIRYENNDPLEKWLFDVLLLDAEPVELTEEDYELIRKKEVYFEKPDLDDWFENDREDLRHFVGIYVLAHYRNRPSDVALLADAPHHEARILRLKNGKIVCAVQVAKEGGIPKKEIEKMVKGYKPRGNIIPDMMVKHHYAKEFARLKGYRVVRIATHPDAMDMGLGSRALELLIQEASKEGLDWVGSGFGASEELIRFWIRNGFAVVHLSPSRNPVSGEYTAIVVKPISKKAQSIVKTAHNEFRIRLTEWLGDTHRDLEPEIARWLFETPFGEAVDYPLNLTPVQRKRLEMFVGKVLTYDTVLDAVKPIVKLYFLDGWMKPYLDERQIHLLIYRVLQAHTWEETANLINRSPMFTMIEVRDIIRGLWYYYKHIIK; via the coding sequence ATGACCGTGAGAGTGAGATTTGACAAAGAAACAAGAGAATATGCAAAAAGCGAGGGGATTAAAGACTCCATCTTAAAACTCACTGAAAGTGCCCTTGGAGAAGCTTTAGAGAACTTTCACAGAAGAATGATAATCCTTGCTGGAGAAACTATGAAAAAGGCCACTTTGGCTGGAATTCTTGGTGGGGCTTCTGCCAAGATAATATCCTCTATTCTCGATGAACTTGTGGAAAGAAAACTCAGAGACGAAAGTGAAAGCCGAGTTGAAGTTTTATATGCCACTGATGCTCTTGGACAAGAAACCTTCGGGAGAATGAGATATGAAGAATTTAGAAAGCATTTTGACATTTTGGCTGGAGATAACATAAATGTGACATCTGTAACTTTCAAACACACTCGAGATATTTTGGGAAGAACTTACGATCTCCTTGTTCTTGATCTGAGCTATGACTTTTCACCCAACGATCTGGGTAGAATTATTGAAACTATTCGAGGGGGCGGATTAATATTCGTTCTTGCCAATCCCTTTGAAAAGTGGAAAAACATGTGGACAGGATTTCACAAAAGCCTTGTAACACCACCTTATACCATCGACGATGTGAAGAAAAGGTTTAACAGAAGACTGATCAGGAAATTTGAAGAACATGACGGAATTTATATAATTAACGCGGAAACTCAAAAAATTCTAAAAGGGTCAAAAAATGAAAAAAAGCAAGCAAAACTTCCTGAACGAGAAAAAGTAGAAGTTCCTGATAATATAAAATTCCCGAAGGAACTTTACAACCTCTGTCTTACAAACGGACAGGTTGAGGTTCTCAAAGCCCTTGAAGAGCTTGTAGAAAAAGATGGGATGGTAGTGCTAACCGCTGATAGAGGGAGAGGAAAAAGTGTCAGTGTAGGGATAGGATCCATTGGATTGGCTGTTATGGCAAAAAAGAGAAGAGTTAGAATAGTCATCACTGCACCAGAACTTGAAAACGTTCAAAGCCTCTTCCGCTTTGCCAAAAAAAGCCTTCAAAGGTTAGGCTACAAACCCAAAATAATAGAAGAAAACGGCCTTATAAAAGAAATATACGCTAAAGGCATTGGGCTAAGGTATTATCCACCCACACAAGGATATAAGATGAATGCTGATGTTTATGTGATCGACGAAGCCGCTGGAATCCACGTCCCAATCTTGCATAAATACCTCAACAAACCAAAGGTTATTTATTCATCAACAATTCACGGATATGAAGGAGCTGGGAGAGGTTTCTCAGTCAAGTTTCTAAAAAAGGCTAAAGAAAAGAGAGAGTTCAAAGAGATACATCTCTCCATACCTATTAGATATGAAAATAATGACCCTCTTGAGAAATGGCTCTTTGACGTTCTCCTTCTAGATGCAGAACCCGTAGAGCTTACTGAGGAGGACTACGAGCTCATAAGAAAGAAAGAGGTCTACTTTGAAAAACCAGACCTAGATGATTGGTTTGAGAATGATAGAGAAGATCTAAGACATTTCGTGGGGATCTACGTACTAGCCCATTACAGGAACAGACCAAGTGATGTCGCTTTATTGGCCGATGCTCCACACCACGAGGCAAGAATCTTGAGGCTTAAGAATGGAAAAATAGTTTGTGCAGTGCAAGTTGCAAAAGAAGGTGGAATTCCAAAAAAAGAAATAGAAAAAATGGTCAAAGGGTACAAGCCCAGGGGAAACATAATACCGGATATGATGGTTAAACATCATTACGCAAAGGAATTCGCCCGGCTAAAGGGATATAGAGTTGTAAGGATAGCCACTCATCCAGATGCAATGGATATGGGCCTCGGAAGCAGGGCCCTTGAGCTCCTAATTCAGGAAGCAAGTAAAGAAGGACTAGACTGGGTCGGAAGTGGATTTGGAGCGAGTGAAGAGCTCATTAGATTCTGGATAAGGAATGGATTTGCAGTGGTGCATTTGAGCCCCTCAAGAAACCCAGTAAGTGGAGAATACACTGCAATAGTCGTGAAACCAATAAGCAAAAAGGCCCAAAGTATAGTGAAAACTGCTCACAATGAATTTAGAATAAGGCTAACTGAATGGTTGGGAGACACTCATAGAGATCTAGAACCAGAAATAGCAAGATGGTTGTTTGAGACTCCCTTTGGAGAAGCAGTTGACTACCCACTAAACCTAACTCCAGTACAAAGAAAACGTCTTGAAATGTTCGTTGGCAAAGTCTTGACTTATGACACAGTTCTTGATGCTGTGAAACCTATAGTGAAGCTTTATTTCCTCGATGGGTGGATGAAGCCATATCTCGACGAGAGGCAGATACACCTCCTTATCTACCGCGTTTTGCAGGCACATACTTGGGAAGAAACCGCAAATCTCATAAACAGAAGTCCTATGTTCACAATGATAGAAGT
- a CDS encoding S9 family peptidase → MKKLGINDLGKFKLVGGLDVYRKKVAFVVSEINVEKNDYFSKIYLYDGRNVKQFTSGPKDSNPRFSPDGKFIIFTSKREKESKEAELYSIPTTGGEARLLTKFKLGIIDYEYSPDGNSIAVITPIELEKKKKGEDVHIIKEIPFWFNGIGWVYGKRNQIYLVDAKNGRKRKLTRGTLNIQTLKWSKDGSKIYFIAQEDREKRPMISDLFVIDIKTKKVNKLTNSEWRIGDFLPIDDGTFILRMSTLERGIPTNTHIYHFNPETKEIKKLTAKLDRSAYNSLNCDVRGKSRNPLVYKEGWIYYIATDGPKANLFRVNLNGKIERVVEGKRSIETFGFGDYIAFIAQDATTPTELYILKDGKEKKVTAFNDWIKEYKLSEPEHFKVKVSDGIEIDAWIMKPVGFKEGKKYPAVLEIHGGPKTAYGYSFMHEFHVLTANGFVVIFSNPRGSDGYGEEFADIREHYGERDYQDLMEVVDEALKRFDFIDKERIGVTGGSYGGFMTNWIVGHTKRFKAAVTQRSISNWVSFFGTTDIGYYFAPDQIGKDPWSNLDGYWDKSPLKYAPNVETPLLIIHSIEDYRCWLPEALQFYTALKYLGKTVELALFPGENHDLSRSGKPKHRIKRLELIVGWMERWLKR, encoded by the coding sequence ATGAAGAAGCTGGGTATAAATGATCTTGGTAAGTTTAAGCTTGTAGGGGGTTTGGATGTTTATAGAAAAAAAGTTGCTTTCGTGGTAAGTGAGATAAATGTAGAAAAAAATGACTATTTTTCAAAGATCTATCTCTATGATGGAAGAAATGTTAAACAATTCACCTCAGGCCCTAAGGACTCAAATCCTCGGTTTTCACCAGATGGTAAGTTCATTATTTTCACATCAAAACGCGAAAAAGAGAGCAAAGAGGCTGAGCTCTATTCAATACCCACCACTGGAGGAGAAGCTAGACTTTTGACTAAGTTTAAGTTGGGAATAATAGACTATGAATACTCTCCTGATGGAAATAGCATAGCCGTAATTACTCCAATAGAGCTTGAAAAAAAGAAAAAAGGTGAAGATGTACATATCATAAAAGAAATTCCCTTCTGGTTTAATGGTATAGGATGGGTTTATGGCAAGAGGAATCAGATTTATCTTGTGGATGCAAAGAATGGTAGAAAAAGAAAATTGACACGAGGCACCTTAAACATTCAAACTTTAAAATGGAGCAAGGATGGAAGTAAAATCTACTTTATAGCCCAGGAAGATAGAGAGAAGAGGCCAATGATAAGTGATCTTTTTGTGATTGACATTAAAACCAAGAAAGTGAATAAACTCACCAATTCAGAGTGGCGTATTGGAGATTTTCTTCCAATTGATGATGGCACGTTTATTCTTAGAATGAGTACCCTCGAAAGGGGTATCCCAACTAATACACATATTTATCATTTTAACCCGGAAACTAAAGAGATTAAAAAACTCACAGCCAAACTCGATCGCTCTGCATACAATTCTCTTAATTGTGACGTTAGAGGAAAATCAAGGAATCCTCTAGTTTATAAAGAAGGGTGGATCTACTATATAGCTACTGATGGTCCAAAGGCGAATTTATTCCGTGTTAATCTGAATGGTAAAATAGAGCGTGTGGTGGAGGGGAAGAGAAGCATTGAAACTTTTGGATTTGGAGATTACATTGCATTTATTGCCCAAGACGCTACAACTCCGACAGAGCTCTATATTTTGAAAGATGGCAAAGAGAAGAAGGTTACAGCGTTTAATGATTGGATTAAAGAGTACAAACTCTCAGAACCAGAGCATTTTAAGGTTAAAGTCTCCGATGGCATAGAAATCGATGCCTGGATAATGAAACCCGTTGGATTTAAGGAAGGAAAGAAGTACCCTGCTGTCCTTGAGATCCATGGAGGCCCTAAGACTGCCTATGGTTATTCTTTCATGCATGAATTTCATGTTTTGACTGCTAATGGCTTTGTGGTAATATTCTCTAACCCAAGGGGAAGTGATGGTTACGGAGAGGAGTTTGCCGACATTAGGGAGCACTATGGTGAGAGGGACTATCAGGATTTGATGGAGGTCGTTGATGAGGCACTAAAGCGCTTTGATTTCATTGATAAAGAAAGAATAGGTGTTACCGGGGGTTCTTACGGGGGCTTCATGACTAACTGGATTGTAGGTCACACCAAGAGGTTTAAAGCTGCGGTAACTCAAAGGTCAATATCAAACTGGGTAAGCTTCTTTGGAACGACTGACATAGGGTATTACTTTGCACCTGACCAAATCGGAAAAGATCCATGGAGCAACCTCGATGGTTATTGGGATAAGAGCCCCCTCAAGTACGCGCCTAATGTAGAAACACCTCTCTTGATAATACACTCAATCGAAGACTACCGTTGCTGGCTTCCTGAAGCTTTACAGTTCTATACTGCACTCAAATATCTTGGAAAGACCGTCGAGCTCGCGTTGTTCCCAGGTGAAAACCATGACCTTTCAAGAAGCGGAAAGCCAAAGCATAGGATTAAGAGATTGGAGCTCATAGTAGGCTGGATGGAGAGATGGCTCAAGAGGTAA